In Candidatus Promineifilum breve, one genomic interval encodes:
- a CDS encoding DMT family transporter — protein MIDPSADHPAFATVNTPLIFAILLVVDSLHFIFARALVPLLPPEMSSFLLLGIAAVQVGIYQAARGKIRFGTLRRRWRFFAAIGVLVAASTVINYAAVAYIDPGTASLLGKAGVVFSLGMGLIWLRERLRPIELLGALSAIAGAFLISFQPGDYLRIGSVLVLASAFFYALHTAIVKRYGEAMEFGDFFLFRIAATAFFLFLFAAGRGQLVWPSGRAWLVVFIAATVDVVISRSLYYLSLRRMSMSIHTIILTLSPVVTILWSLALFREVPTPTSLIGGALVILGVALVTLRPRK, from the coding sequence ATGATCGATCCGTCCGCCGACCACCCCGCCTTCGCAACTGTCAACACGCCACTGATCTTCGCTATCCTGCTCGTCGTCGATAGCCTGCATTTCATCTTCGCCCGCGCCCTCGTGCCTCTCCTGCCGCCGGAAATGTCGTCGTTTTTGCTGTTGGGTATCGCCGCCGTGCAGGTTGGGATCTATCAGGCGGCACGCGGCAAAATCAGGTTTGGAACGTTACGGCGGCGTTGGCGCTTTTTTGCCGCCATCGGTGTGCTGGTGGCCGCCTCGACCGTCATCAACTACGCCGCAGTCGCCTACATCGATCCGGGCACGGCCTCACTACTGGGCAAAGCCGGCGTGGTTTTTTCGCTGGGCATGGGACTAATCTGGCTGCGCGAGCGCCTGCGGCCGATTGAACTGCTCGGCGCGCTATCGGCCATTGCCGGCGCATTTCTCATCAGTTTTCAACCGGGCGATTACCTGCGCATCGGCTCGGTGTTGGTATTGGCTTCCGCTTTCTTCTACGCCTTGCACACGGCCATTGTCAAGCGCTATGGCGAGGCGATGGAGTTTGGCGATTTCTTCCTGTTTCGCATTGCTGCCACCGCCTTCTTTCTCTTTCTCTTCGCCGCCGGGCGCGGCCAGTTGGTCTGGCCCAGCGGGCGGGCCTGGTTGGTAGTCTTCATCGCGGCCACGGTCGACGTGGTCATCAGCCGCTCGCTCTACTATCTTTCCCTGCGGCGGATGTCGATGTCGATCCACACCATTATCCTCACCCTCAGCCCGGTGGTGACGATCCTGTGGTCGCTGGCCCTATTCCGCGAGGTTCCCACGCCCACCAGCCTGATCGGCGGAGCGTTGGTCATCCTGGGCGTAGCCCTGGTAACTCTCCGCCCAAGGAAGTGA
- a CDS encoding SDR family NAD(P)-dependent oxidoreductase: MLEFTDQVVLITGSSRGIGRAIARLFAGQGARVAVHYHTNRAAAEETLRSLDGTGHILVQGDVTDPAAVAALVDEVMGQLGRIDVLVNNAAVYEDHPLAEVDYATWQASWRATIDANLIGPANMCYCVGRAMIAQGGGRIVNVSSRGAFRGEPTGPAYGASKAALNAMSQSLAKYLAPYNISVGVVAPGFVETDMAREALSGASGAEKRAQSPFNRVARPEEVAYAVLFLASAGAEFMTGAIIDVNGASYLRT; encoded by the coding sequence ATGTTGGAGTTTACCGATCAAGTAGTGCTCATCACCGGCTCGTCGCGCGGCATCGGCCGGGCCATCGCCCGCCTGTTTGCCGGGCAAGGGGCGCGCGTCGCCGTCCACTACCATACCAACCGCGCCGCGGCCGAGGAGACCTTACGCTCGCTGGACGGGACGGGCCACATCCTGGTTCAGGGCGACGTCACCGACCCGGCGGCCGTGGCCGCGCTGGTCGATGAAGTGATGGGCCAACTGGGGCGCATTGACGTGCTGGTCAACAATGCCGCCGTCTACGAGGATCACCCACTGGCCGAGGTGGATTACGCCACGTGGCAGGCCAGTTGGCGGGCCACCATCGACGCCAATCTGATCGGCCCGGCCAATATGTGTTATTGCGTCGGGCGGGCCATGATCGCCCAGGGCGGCGGCCGGATCGTCAACGTCTCGTCGCGCGGCGCGTTTCGCGGCGAACCGACCGGCCCGGCCTATGGGGCCAGCAAGGCGGCGCTCAATGCGATGAGCCAGTCGCTGGCTAAGTATCTGGCCCCCTACAACATCTCCGTCGGCGTCGTCGCCCCCGGCTTCGTCGAGACCGACATGGCCCGCGAGGCGCTGAGCGGGGCCAGCGGCGCGGAGAAGCGCGCCCAAAGCCCGTTTAACCGCGTGGCCCGGCCGGAAGAGGTGGCCTATGCCGTGCTGTTTCTGGCGTCGGCCGGGGCGGAGTTTATGACCGGGGCGATCATTGATGTGAATGGGGCGTCGTATTTGCGGACGTGA
- a CDS encoding CTP synthase — translation MTKFIFFTGGVVSSVGKGVTAAALGRLLKARGFSVTAQKLDPYINVDPGTMSPYQHGEVFVTDDGAETDLDLGHYERFIDINLNQASNVTTGRAYAEVIARERRGDYLGGTIQVIPHITNEIKRGILQVAERSGAEIVLVEVGGTVGDIESQHFMEALRLMRYDFGRENTFYVHVTYLPYLLASGELKTKPTQHSVRELRGIGIQPDVIIARADYPIPEEHLNKIALFCDVPREAVIPAVTSDVLYNIPLELEETHLANVVMERMGLVAVTPPDLSEWRRMIAEIKRPKPTIRIAIVGKYVELHDAYMSVREALYHAGIGNNRQVEIDWIHSGDLEKGKHWDELLGVDGVVVPGGFGERGIEGKIMVARWARENKVPYLGLCLGMQVMCIELARTVLGSDEANSTEFDRNCEHPVISLMPDQHELTDMGGTMRLGAYPARLIPGTKAQAAYGQDTISERHRHRWEFNNAYREALKEGGLIFSGLSPNGRLVEIAELRDHPFMLGSQFHPEFKSRPNRPHPLFNAFMAAAVAHQESPGTGNGHELEPLAQTQPLALDAAQTE, via the coding sequence ATGACCAAATTTATCTTTTTCACCGGCGGCGTCGTCAGTTCGGTCGGCAAGGGCGTCACCGCCGCGGCGCTGGGCCGCCTGCTGAAAGCGCGCGGCTTCAGCGTGACCGCCCAAAAGCTCGATCCCTACATCAACGTCGATCCCGGCACCATGTCCCCCTACCAGCACGGCGAGGTCTTCGTCACCGATGACGGGGCCGAGACGGATCTCGACCTGGGGCACTACGAGCGCTTCATCGACATCAATCTGAATCAGGCCTCCAACGTGACGACCGGACGAGCGTACGCCGAGGTCATCGCCCGCGAGCGGCGCGGCGATTATCTGGGCGGCACGATTCAGGTGATCCCCCACATCACCAACGAGATCAAGCGCGGCATCCTGCAAGTCGCCGAGCGCAGCGGCGCGGAGATCGTGCTGGTCGAGGTCGGCGGCACCGTGGGCGACATCGAGAGCCAGCACTTCATGGAAGCGTTGCGCCTCATGCGCTACGACTTCGGCCGCGAGAACACCTTCTACGTCCACGTCACCTATCTGCCCTATCTCCTCGCCAGCGGCGAACTGAAAACCAAGCCCACGCAGCACAGCGTGCGCGAGTTGCGCGGCATCGGCATCCAGCCCGACGTCATCATCGCCCGCGCCGATTACCCCATTCCCGAAGAGCATCTCAACAAGATCGCCCTCTTCTGCGACGTGCCGCGCGAGGCGGTCATCCCGGCCGTCACCAGCGACGTGCTCTATAACATTCCGCTGGAGCTGGAAGAGACCCACCTGGCGAACGTCGTCATGGAGCGCATGGGCCTGGTCGCGGTGACGCCGCCCGATCTGAGCGAGTGGCGGCGCATGATCGCCGAGATCAAGCGGCCGAAACCGACCATCCGCATCGCCATCGTCGGCAAATATGTGGAACTCCACGACGCCTACATGAGCGTGCGCGAGGCGCTCTACCATGCCGGCATCGGTAACAACCGTCAGGTGGAAATCGACTGGATCCATTCCGGCGATCTGGAGAAGGGCAAGCACTGGGATGAACTGCTGGGTGTTGACGGTGTGGTCGTGCCCGGCGGCTTCGGCGAGCGCGGCATCGAGGGCAAGATCATGGTTGCCCGCTGGGCCAGGGAGAACAAAGTCCCCTATCTGGGGCTTTGTCTAGGGATGCAGGTCATGTGCATCGAACTGGCCCGCACCGTGCTGGGCAGCGACGAGGCCAACAGTACCGAATTCGACCGCAACTGCGAGCATCCGGTCATCAGCCTCATGCCCGACCAGCACGAACTGACCGACATGGGCGGCACGATGCGTCTGGGAGCCTACCCGGCGCGGCTGATCCCCGGCACCAAGGCCCAGGCCGCCTATGGGCAGGACACCATCTCTGAGCGGCACCGCCACCGTTGGGAATTCAACAATGCCTATCGCGAGGCGTTGAAGGAGGGCGGCCTGATATTCAGCGGCCTGTCGCCCAACGGCCGACTGGTGGAGATCGCCGAGTTGCGCGACCATCCTTTCATGCTCGGCAGCCAGTTCCACCCCGAGTTCAAGAGCCGCCCCAACCGCCCCCATCCCCTGTTCAACGCCTTCATGGCCGCCGCCGTGGCCCATCAGGAATCGCCGGGGACCGGGAACGGGCACGAACTGGAGCCGCTGGCCCAGACCCAGCCCTTAGCGCTGGACGCCGCGCAGACCGAATAG
- a CDS encoding DUF4129 domain-containing protein produces MSAGRAATPRAPGTRRGLVAPLPTVWGTIRHELLFLGYALMEVALLTPVVMVILSWARYWPASEVALWLLLVMLLPLNLIRLMSLLHIDLKRQRRLLIVALLLTILVSWRLLLYPAGSLLDLTWLRRFAGSFGEGGSLLWTRDLSVFMVTALVWWRGIRLATRHVEINNVGLRLRLGGLILIPLILWFAGSFLEVNVASFVLLFFLAALTVVALVRAENIEQERSGTAATLNARWFLVVLGAALAIVLTGGAIGAIIGGESLFVFIAWLSPLWRALQFGTTVTGVTLFELLYPFLELLAVFVQFLGSILAGVLGQVSAGLRAAGIFNEPLVPEVMPPTETLGFQMPEGSDKAITAFIMLGVIAVIGLGLARAYRQATFAARDSARSRVVGDDEDDEPGLGRRMLERLGLRQWRAAASVRRIYRQMCRAAESAGFPRLPTETPYEFLPTLARVWPDYPAESRLITEAFIRVRYGEIPETDEELEAIRAAWRRLEEAEPQRREAAVSNDGPRLTKLE; encoded by the coding sequence ATGAGCGCCGGGCGCGCTGCGACGCCTCGTGCCCCAGGAACCCGGCGCGGCCTGGTCGCCCCTCTGCCGACCGTATGGGGAACCATTCGCCATGAGTTGCTCTTCCTGGGCTACGCGCTCATGGAAGTCGCTCTGCTTACGCCGGTGGTGATGGTCATTCTAAGTTGGGCGCGCTATTGGCCGGCGTCCGAGGTCGCCCTATGGCTGTTGCTGGTGATGCTGCTGCCGCTCAATCTGATTCGCCTGATGAGCCTGCTCCACATCGATCTTAAGCGGCAGCGGCGACTTTTGATCGTGGCCCTGCTGCTGACCATTCTGGTGAGTTGGCGGCTGCTGCTCTACCCGGCCGGCTCCCTGCTCGATCTGACCTGGCTGCGGCGCTTTGCCGGCAGCTTTGGCGAGGGCGGCAGCTTGCTATGGACGCGCGACCTGTCGGTGTTCATGGTCACGGCGCTGGTCTGGTGGCGCGGCATTCGTCTGGCGACGCGCCACGTGGAGATCAATAACGTCGGCCTGCGGTTGCGGCTCGGCGGGCTGATCCTGATCCCGTTGATCCTGTGGTTTGCCGGCAGCTTTCTGGAGGTCAACGTCGCCTCGTTCGTGTTGCTCTTCTTCCTGGCGGCGCTGACCGTGGTGGCGTTGGTGCGGGCCGAAAATATCGAGCAGGAGCGCAGCGGCACGGCGGCCACGCTCAACGCGCGCTGGTTTCTGGTCGTGCTGGGCGCGGCGCTGGCCATTGTGCTGACCGGCGGCGCCATCGGGGCGATCATCGGCGGCGAGTCGTTGTTCGTCTTCATCGCCTGGCTATCGCCGCTGTGGCGGGCCTTGCAATTTGGCACCACCGTCACCGGGGTGACGTTGTTCGAGCTTCTCTACCCCTTTCTGGAACTGTTGGCGGTCTTCGTGCAATTCCTGGGGAGCATCCTGGCCGGTGTTTTAGGCCAGGTCTCGGCCGGGCTGCGCGCGGCCGGTATATTCAACGAACCGCTCGTGCCCGAAGTCATGCCACCGACGGAGACGCTCGGTTTCCAGATGCCGGAAGGCAGCGATAAAGCCATCACCGCCTTCATCATGTTGGGTGTGATCGCCGTGATTGGTCTGGGGCTGGCGCGCGCCTATCGCCAGGCGACCTTCGCGGCTCGCGACAGCGCCCGCAGCCGTGTCGTCGGCGACGACGAGGACGACGAGCCGGGCCTGGGGCGGCGGATGCTGGAGCGGCTGGGGCTGCGGCAGTGGCGGGCGGCGGCGTCGGTGCGCCGCATTTACCGGCAGATGTGTCGCGCCGCCGAGTCGGCCGGTTTTCCGCGCCTGCCGACGGAAACGCCCTATGAGTTTCTGCCGACGCTGGCCCGCGTCTGGCCGGACTATCCGGCTGAGTCGCGCCTGATTACCGAGGCGTTCATCCGGGTGCGCTACGGTGAAATCCCGGAGACGGACGAGGAACTGGAGGCCATTCGCGCCGCCTGGCGGCGGCTGGAAGAGGCCGAACCCCAGCGGCGAGAAGCGGCCGTCAGCAACGATGGGCCGCGTCTCACCAAGCTGGAGTGA
- a CDS encoding DUF58 domain-containing protein, translating into MPESISDLQLVVDDTRREATKRARRNLMLAAASGQRMGMDDLARARGLVVGERENSIFSEAWIPLAILFLIIGILAGQNAGFIALGIILLLIVGVSTVWKNLSLFGVTYERAFDRTRVFPGEPINMTVTIQNNKRLPLTWLRFRDQCPVPPDLGDSPLTLSGELTGNFVLQSVYSMQSRERVERQVKLRFPVRGYYRVGPVTYESGDIFTLFTREREHKYIDTLVVYPQIWPLEELWLPPKEPFGEVKVRHSLFTDPIRTRGIRDYNPQDRFRDVHWKATARRGQLQTKIYDPSTGMTMAVFLNVATFTRHWMGYDPELLERAISVAASIANYGVQQGWGVGLYANGAIPNSDQAIRVPPSRSPEQLGNVLEALAAVTEFATSSIENMLLRESTHLPWVSTIVLVTAVVTPEMLIALLRLREAGRRVVLLALGDEPPPSLSAGKRLDPLTIYHIPATAPAFQAGHRSATATQAALSSIPTPEPVQLELEAVE; encoded by the coding sequence ATGCCTGAGAGCATTTCGGATTTACAGCTGGTTGTCGATGATACGCGGCGCGAGGCGACCAAGCGCGCCCGCCGCAATCTGATGCTGGCCGCGGCCAGTGGGCAGCGCATGGGCATGGATGACCTGGCCCGCGCCCGCGGCCTGGTCGTCGGCGAGCGCGAGAATAGCATCTTCAGCGAAGCGTGGATTCCGCTGGCGATCCTGTTCCTGATCATCGGCATCCTGGCCGGGCAGAATGCGGGTTTCATCGCCCTGGGCATCATCCTCTTACTGATCGTCGGTGTCAGCACGGTCTGGAAAAACCTGTCCCTATTTGGCGTCACTTACGAGCGCGCCTTCGACCGCACGCGCGTCTTTCCGGGCGAACCCATCAACATGACAGTGACGATCCAGAACAACAAGCGTCTGCCGCTGACGTGGTTGCGCTTTCGCGATCAGTGCCCGGTGCCGCCCGATTTGGGCGATTCACCGCTAACCCTGTCGGGCGAGTTGACCGGCAACTTTGTGCTGCAAAGCGTCTATTCGATGCAGAGCCGGGAGCGTGTCGAGCGTCAGGTGAAGCTGCGTTTCCCCGTGCGTGGCTACTACCGTGTCGGCCCGGTGACCTACGAATCGGGCGATATTTTCACCCTCTTCACCCGCGAGCGGGAGCACAAGTACATCGACACGCTGGTCGTCTACCCGCAGATTTGGCCGCTGGAGGAGTTGTGGCTTCCGCCCAAAGAGCCATTCGGCGAGGTCAAGGTGCGCCACAGCCTCTTCACCGACCCCATTCGCACCCGCGGCATTCGCGATTACAACCCGCAAGACCGCTTCCGCGACGTGCATTGGAAGGCGACGGCACGCCGCGGCCAACTGCAAACCAAGATCTACGACCCGTCAACGGGCATGACGATGGCCGTTTTCCTCAACGTTGCCACCTTTACGCGCCACTGGATGGGCTATGACCCGGAGCTTTTGGAGCGGGCGATCAGCGTCGCCGCCTCCATCGCCAACTATGGCGTGCAGCAAGGCTGGGGCGTGGGCCTCTATGCCAACGGCGCGATTCCCAATTCCGACCAGGCCATCCGCGTGCCGCCCAGCCGTTCGCCCGAGCAACTGGGCAACGTGCTGGAGGCGTTGGCCGCCGTCACCGAGTTCGCCACCAGTTCAATCGAGAACATGCTGCTACGCGAAAGCACCCATTTGCCGTGGGTATCGACCATCGTGCTGGTGACGGCCGTCGTCACCCCGGAGATGCTCATCGCCCTGCTGCGTCTGCGGGAAGCGGGGCGGCGCGTCGTGTTGTTGGCCCTGGGCGACGAGCCACCGCCTTCGCTGAGCGCCGGCAAGCGCCTCGACCCGCTGACGATCTACCACATCCCCGCCACCGCGCCCGCCTTCCAGGCCGGGCATCGCAGCGCCACGGCCACCCAGGCCGCTCTCAGCAGCATCCCCACCCCGGAGCCGGTGCAGTTGGAACTGGAGGCGGTGGAATGA
- a CDS encoding AAA family ATPase, whose amino-acid sequence MDGTSIADKANHLRENIQKVIVGKTDVIDLALIAILCEGHLLLEDVPGTGKTTLAKTIAASLGCSFRRVQFTPDLLPSDLTGIYYFNQKAQEFEFRPGPLMAQILLADEINRATPRTQSALLEAMQERQITVDIATHPLPRPFLVMATQNPIELEGTFPLPEAQLDRFLMKVALGYPDEAGENAMLNRFERTDPLDTLESVIDPAEIMAMQQQIRSVRVENSVRQYIVNVCRATRLHDDILLGASPRATMALYRACQARAAINGREFVIPDDVKELAPHVLTHRLVVNPQTRLRGRLPEDVVREVVNVVAVPVESA is encoded by the coding sequence ATGGACGGAACCAGTATCGCCGACAAGGCCAATCACCTGCGCGAGAACATCCAGAAGGTCATCGTCGGCAAGACGGACGTCATCGACCTGGCCCTCATCGCCATCCTGTGCGAAGGGCATTTGTTGCTGGAGGACGTGCCCGGCACGGGCAAGACGACGCTGGCCAAGACCATCGCCGCATCGTTGGGGTGCAGCTTCCGCCGCGTCCAATTCACGCCCGACCTGCTGCCGTCCGATCTGACCGGCATCTATTACTTCAATCAGAAGGCGCAGGAGTTTGAGTTCCGGCCGGGGCCGCTGATGGCCCAGATATTGCTGGCCGACGAGATCAACCGGGCCACGCCGCGCACCCAGTCGGCCCTGCTGGAGGCGATGCAGGAGCGGCAGATTACGGTCGATATCGCCACCCACCCCTTGCCCCGGCCGTTTCTGGTGATGGCGACGCAGAACCCCATCGAACTGGAGGGCACTTTCCCCCTGCCCGAGGCGCAACTGGATCGCTTCCTGATGAAAGTCGCCCTGGGCTATCCCGACGAGGCGGGGGAAAACGCCATGCTCAATCGCTTTGAACGCACCGACCCGCTAGACACGCTGGAGAGCGTCATCGATCCGGCGGAAATCATGGCGATGCAACAACAGATTCGCAGCGTTCGCGTCGAGAATTCGGTGCGGCAGTACATCGTCAACGTCTGTCGGGCCACGCGGCTGCACGACGACATCCTGCTGGGAGCCAGCCCGCGGGCCACGATGGCCCTCTATCGCGCCTGTCAGGCGCGGGCGGCCATCAACGGCCGCGAATTCGTTATCCCCGATGACGTGAAGGAACTGGCCCCCCACGTCCTGACCCACCGGCTGGTGGTGAACCCCCAGACCCGGCTGCGCGGCCGCCTGCCCGAAGACGTCGTCCGCGAGGTCGTCAACGTCGTGGCCGTGCCGGTCGAGAGCGCCTGA
- a CDS encoding cystathionine beta-synthase, producing the protein MMILGSDAPERAADNEMDFHNDILTTIGNTPLVRLNAVTSGLEPTVLAKVEFFNPGGSVKDRIGWPIIADAERDGRLTPGGTIVEATSGNTGVGLAIAAAIKGYRCIFVMPDKMSQEKILLLRAFGARVVVTPTAVEPEDPRSYYSVARRLVEETPNAILANQYYNPINPQAHYETTGPEIWAQTAGRVTHFVVGMGTGGTISGAGRFLKEKNPDIQVVGVDPIGSILYELHRSGTYTEAEGYKVEGIGEDFLPGATDLSVVDEIVQVNDRESLLMTRRLVREEGLFCGGSCGSAVVGALKYVQQHRLGPEAVVVVLLPDSGSRYLSKVFDDGWMRENGFLDQIWSDIRAGDIQSQKTSGHIYTAHKTDLLRDVVTRMKDGNISQLPVVDGDGRLVGLVGEIDLLNHMLLADHVHQADETIESIIDVDAPVVGPNARLETLMTLISDRPAVVIVDADDRVTGILTKIDILDYLSSQIR; encoded by the coding sequence ATGATGATTCTCGGTTCCGACGCGCCGGAACGCGCCGCCGACAACGAGATGGACTTTCATAACGACATCCTGACGACCATCGGCAACACGCCGCTGGTGCGTCTCAACGCCGTCACCAGTGGTCTGGAGCCGACGGTGCTGGCTAAGGTCGAGTTTTTCAACCCCGGCGGATCGGTGAAGGACCGCATCGGCTGGCCGATCATCGCCGACGCCGAGCGCGACGGCCGCCTGACACCCGGCGGCACGATCGTCGAGGCCACGTCGGGCAACACCGGCGTCGGGTTAGCCATCGCCGCGGCCATCAAGGGCTACCGCTGTATCTTCGTCATGCCCGACAAGATGTCGCAGGAAAAGATCTTGCTGCTGCGGGCGTTCGGGGCGCGGGTGGTGGTCACGCCGACGGCCGTGGAACCGGAAGACCCGCGCAGCTACTACTCCGTCGCCCGGCGGCTGGTGGAGGAGACGCCCAACGCCATCCTCGCCAACCAGTATTACAATCCCATCAACCCGCAAGCTCACTACGAGACGACCGGCCCGGAGATTTGGGCGCAGACCGCCGGCCGCGTCACCCATTTTGTGGTCGGCATGGGCACCGGCGGCACGATTTCCGGCGCCGGCCGCTTCCTGAAGGAGAAGAACCCGGACATTCAAGTTGTCGGCGTCGACCCGATCGGCTCGATCCTGTATGAATTGCACCGCTCAGGGACGTACACCGAAGCCGAGGGGTATAAGGTCGAGGGCATCGGCGAGGACTTCCTGCCCGGCGCGACCGATTTGAGTGTCGTCGACGAGATCGTGCAGGTCAACGACCGCGAGAGCCTGCTGATGACCCGCCGGTTGGTGCGCGAGGAAGGACTGTTCTGTGGCGGCTCGTGCGGCTCGGCCGTCGTGGGCGCGCTTAAATATGTCCAGCAGCACCGCCTCGGCCCCGAGGCCGTCGTCGTGGTGTTGCTGCCCGATTCCGGCTCGCGCTATCTGAGCAAGGTTTTCGATGACGGCTGGATGCGCGAGAACGGCTTCCTCGACCAGATCTGGAGCGACATCCGCGCCGGCGACATTCAATCGCAAAAAACCAGCGGCCATATCTACACCGCGCACAAGACAGATCTGCTGCGCGACGTGGTGACCCGCATGAAGGATGGCAATATCTCCCAATTGCCGGTGGTCGACGGGGATGGGCGACTGGTGGGGCTGGTCGGCGAGATAGACCTGCTCAACCACATGCTGCTGGCCGACCACGTGCATCAGGCGGACGAAACGATTGAGAGTATCATCGACGTGGACGCGCCGGTCGTGGGGCCAAACGCGCGGCTGGAGACGTTGATGACGCTCATCAGTGATCGCCCGGCGGTGGTCATCGTCGACGCCGACGACCGCGTGACCGGCATCCTGACCAAAATCGACATCCTCGATTACCTGTCGTCGCAAATTCGGTGA
- a CDS encoding LysM peptidoglycan-binding domain-containing protein codes for MKRSRWTAIALVVVLLLVTAAVVAAATYVVQPGDTLWRISRQFGTSVEAIVNANNIPNPNLIYVGQVLEIPGAPTAVPPPPPGPTATPGPTTVPTAPPPTQTYVVQPGDNLTRIAARFGTTVQALVQANNIVNPNLIFVGQVLIIPGVGPQPTPPIQPTAPGATPVPPPVGAFAFGGQTQTFANAQAMKDSGMGWVKFQYKWAPGDTADAVGAQIQAAKAGGFQVLVSVTGKTPYPAANSIDFAALTQFMSALAAQHPNAIEVWNEQNIDFEWPAGQIDPAAYVNNMLAPAYQAIKAVDSNIMVISGAPAPTGFDNGTNAWADNRFIAGMRAAGAANYADCIGAHHNSGATSPSATSGHPGGSHYSWYFQPMLDLYYNTFGGARQVCWTELGYLSGEGFSGLPPNFAWAAGTTVQEHAQWLREARDLSKASGRVSMMIVFNVDFTFFDPAGDPQAGYAMIRPDGSCPACQAFK; via the coding sequence ATGAAAAGGTCGCGTTGGACTGCCATCGCCCTCGTCGTTGTCCTGTTATTGGTCACAGCCGCCGTAGTTGCCGCGGCCACCTACGTCGTCCAACCCGGCGACACCCTATGGCGCATCTCGCGCCAGTTCGGTACCTCGGTCGAAGCCATCGTCAATGCCAACAACATCCCCAACCCCAATCTGATTTACGTGGGGCAGGTGCTGGAAATACCCGGCGCGCCGACGGCTGTACCGCCGCCGCCGCCCGGCCCCACGGCCACCCCCGGCCCCACGACCGTGCCGACCGCCCCGCCGCCAACGCAAACCTACGTCGTTCAGCCGGGCGATAACCTGACCCGCATCGCCGCCCGGTTTGGCACCACGGTGCAGGCACTGGTTCAGGCCAACAACATCGTCAATCCCAATCTCATCTTCGTCGGCCAGGTGCTGATCATTCCCGGCGTCGGCCCGCAGCCCACGCCGCCGATCCAGCCCACTGCCCCCGGAGCTACCCCGGTGCCGCCGCCTGTAGGCGCGTTCGCGTTTGGCGGCCAGACGCAGACCTTCGCCAACGCCCAGGCCATGAAGGATTCCGGCATGGGCTGGGTCAAGTTCCAATACAAGTGGGCGCCGGGCGACACGGCCGACGCCGTGGGCGCGCAAATTCAGGCCGCCAAGGCCGGCGGCTTCCAGGTGCTCGTCTCCGTGACGGGCAAGACGCCCTACCCGGCGGCCAACAGCATCGACTTCGCCGCGTTGACCCAATTTATGAGCGCCCTGGCCGCCCAACACCCCAATGCCATTGAAGTGTGGAACGAGCAAAATATCGACTTCGAATGGCCGGCCGGGCAAATCGACCCCGCGGCCTACGTAAACAACATGCTGGCCCCGGCCTATCAGGCCATCAAGGCCGTGGATAGCAATATCATGGTCATCTCCGGCGCGCCGGCCCCCACCGGTTTCGACAATGGCACGAACGCCTGGGCCGATAACCGCTTCATTGCCGGAATGCGCGCCGCCGGCGCGGCCAACTATGCCGATTGCATCGGCGCCCACCACAACTCCGGGGCCACCTCGCCCAGTGCCACCAGCGGCCACCCGGGCGGCTCGCACTATAGCTGGTACTTCCAGCCCATGCTCGACCTGTATTACAACACGTTCGGCGGGGCGCGCCAGGTATGCTGGACTGAGTTGGGTTACCTCTCCGGCGAAGGCTTCAGCGGGTTGCCGCCGAACTTCGCCTGGGCTGCCGGGACGACGGTGCAGGAACATGCCCAATGGCTGCGCGAGGCGCGCGATCTGTCCAAGGCCAGTGGCCGCGTGAGCATGATGATCGTCTTCAACGTCGATTTCACCTTCTTCGACCCGGCCGGCGACCCGCAAGCGGGCTACGCCATGATTCGCCCCGACGGCAGTTGCCCGGCCTGCCAAGCCTTCAAATAA
- a CDS encoding CBS domain-containing protein, with the protein MKVRNILATKKGHIITVPPDEQVRRAIALLVEHRIGALLVVDAAGKLVGILSERDVMRTAATDEGLFDWPVEAIMTRDVIVGMPQDDVIAVAHTMLEKRFRHLPIVDEGRLIGIISIGDVLKTQRDAYRGEMDTLETRLIAEGED; encoded by the coding sequence ATGAAAGTTCGCAATATCCTGGCAACCAAAAAAGGTCACATCATCACCGTGCCGCCGGACGAGCAGGTGCGGCGGGCTATCGCCTTGCTGGTGGAGCATCGCATCGGCGCCCTGCTCGTGGTTGACGCGGCGGGCAAGTTGGTCGGCATTTTGAGCGAGCGCGACGTCATGCGCACCGCGGCCACCGACGAGGGACTGTTTGACTGGCCGGTCGAGGCCATTATGACCCGCGACGTCATCGTCGGCATGCCCCAGGATGACGTCATCGCCGTCGCCCACACCATGCTCGAAAAGCGCTTCCGCCATCTACCCATCGTTGATGAAGGGCGGCTGATCGGCATCATCTCGATCGGCGACGTGCTGAAAACGCAACGCGACGCCTATCGCGGCGAAATGGATACGCTGGAAACAAGGTTGATTGCCGAAGGAGAGGATTGA